GACTCAAAGTGTGGCAGAGTGTTGGGTAAAATCACACTAAACCGAGACAGCGTTTTATTTGCTTTAAAGACTGACATATCACCCTACCTATTCTCAGAAAGTGGACTTTTTAAAGTGGTGCGCCAAGAAATCGATTCCAAAGAATCAAAATTGCCTTTTTTCACTACTACAGACAACATTGACCCTGGAGCAGTCCTGGTGGAAGCTGTGTTTGAGGAAGCTTGTAAGTATTACCAGCAGAGGAGCTTGAGTAGCAACCAACTCACTGTGGATGCTTTGAAGAAAGAGGGGAGATTCCAGGCTCCTATTTCTTTAGCAGCCATCCTCAACGACTACATTTGCTCAAAGACAAAGCAAGGGTCAGCAGAGCTGTCCATAAATGGAGAAAGTGGAGACAATGTGAGGAGGGAGGACAAGCTAAAAGTCTCACTGGCACCTGACCTGAAATCCTTGGTCGCTTTAGAGGAGCTGAAAGGAGCTCTGGTGAGGGGCAGTGCAAAAGAAGTGGAAGTACTTTGCGAGAGTCTCGTGGAGAAAGAGGTGGCCCGGCTGTTGTCCTCCTCTGAGTTGCACCAGGAGGAGCTACTCTACCTCAACTCCATCTTCTCCGTCTTCCCCTCCCAATCGTGGAAGGCTGTTACAGCTGCTCTTCAACTCTCTTGCTCTGGGGAAGGCTCCCTGTCCAGCGGGGCATCTCCAGATGTGTGGAAAAGTGTCCTCAGTCCTGCCCCGAGCTTCCCAGCGTCCCACACACTCACAAACGGCGGGTCCAAGCATGGGTACAGCCCAACAGCGGATCACAACGGCAATTGCACGTCCAAGTCAAAAAGATCCCCCCCGTCCGTCGTATTGCCCGTCTTCGAACTCCTCTCACGTTCAGTTTTACGCTTCCAGCCAGCTTGGTTGCCCCGTTTCCTGGAGTTGAGCCAGCAGCAGCAGGGCTCGGCAGGACTGGGCCTGAGCTTGGCTGCCCCCTCTTGGAGCTTCTCTACCGGGAGAGccagcggcggcggtggtggcggcgagAGCAACGTCCCCCTCTACAAGCGTGCCTTGAGCGTTCTTTCCGCCGTGGGAAAAGACCGAGATTGGCAGCGTGGGCTGGAAGTGGAGGTGTTATTAGTCAGTGGGCGGCCCAACGCTATCCTCCAGGCACTGAGAATCCTCATTGGACAGCAGAAATGGGAGAAGGTTATCCAGGTGGCACAAAAGTTCTGCACGCAGAGTCCACTGTTGAACAAGGAGATCTTCACCATGCTGCTTTGTGAGGTGACCCAGCACAGGGAACTGGACCCCTATTTGGATCTCCTGTGGGACCTATGCCCTGAGGACCTGACTGTCACTACCATTCTGAATATGGTCCTAAAAAACCTTCCGTCCCCCATTACCTCGCCCTCACCCTTTTCTGCtggccccgccgccgccgccccatTCGCTGACCTGCAGAGTGGTCAAATGACCGTCGGCCTACTCAAACCTTTGCTGCGAAAAGTTCTCCAGAGGGAGACCAAGCCCAGCCGATGCTACGATGACATCCTCCAATCACCCTCTTTCCCTCCTCCAGCGCCGCCCTACCTGCCCACGGATCCATCCAAAACCGGGGACACACCCGAGAACAGTACCATCCTTCCTGGTTCTAGCTATTGACCCTCCACGATGCAAATGTTTTTAAGACTCTTGCGTTAAAGTGACGACGATGTAAATATTGCCGCCAATTTTAATGTATTCCTTATATGCGAGTGAGATAATTTACCTTTTCTACAGTGTTACATACGTGCAGGTGAAAGTGTTATTGGCTTGCGGCtgttgtgttaaaaaaacatacaaactttGGACCAGGATAGAAAGTGGCGGCTTTTTATATGATTTGCACATAATATTATATAACCAACATGATTTTTGTGCTTTTCTCAATGACTGACTGCTGTTTTGCTAATGCAGTTAGGCAGTTAAATATTTAAAGCAAGATGTGATTTCGCCAGATGTCAgtgaaaatgtacttttgcaaatattttaaatagacGTAGAAGTTTGCCTCTCATCAGCAAATTCCTGACACAGATGCCAAAGGAAAAGTGAGTAATAGTTAAgatattaaattgaatttagcACTAACTCCAGTCTAAGAATGGCGTTTTACACAGTCTTCTCTAAATCTTCCACTGTTCAGCAATTTGTGTCTTTTGTTCTCCAAGATGATTGCCCGTTTGTTATCCCCTCAAGCTGTTATTTTAGTACGAATCTATTCAAGTTGGTTTCCTTTGGTCAGGAAGCATCCCAAAAGCCATCTAACAATCTTCAGTGTTAGTCCATGAAACAGTATTTAATCATGCCAAGCCACTACTGCAATATTTCATAAAAACAgggttattttgatttcaatgtctttcctCTGCACGTCGATTCATTATTTACTATTGTAAGTGGACTGTTTCTTTAATTATTGGGTGATATTTCTTTTGTAAAGACAATGTACAAATATTTATGAGTGGGTGGTATATGCTAAactgcaataaaaatgtttgtgttcCTTTTTGAGTTCAGCCTTAAATGTTGTTGTCTTAATCCTGATGCTTTAGCcctgtatttatatataaaataaatgttcttATGACACtgacagaattaaaaaaaaacactaatttcgattaaaaatgttgaaaaaattaGTTTGTACTTTTCCGTCTCATTTATATTGACAGAAAATTTTGGAGATATTACAGTTAGTGTTAAACATTATTTGCTGGTTTATGTGTCAAATACATTATTCTTTTAATCATGTTGCCTTtgcaccagtaaaaaaaaatgctgtatcaAATTAGATCAACAAGCTGTAACATTTCACTTTtccaaaatataataaagtaaAAATTTCAAACAGATACAATAACCAAAGTTACCACCATCTGGAACCTTACCACTCTTTTATAACATACAAAATAGTAAAACCAAGCTCTGCCCTGTGACCTGACCCAAAggaaattgtattattttcacaTTATAATGAGAAATCTTCCTGAAACcgattacatttaaatattatgcTTAAACGTCCTGGCCTAGCAGAAATGCATTTCCTTTCCTTGTTTTCAATGTACACAAATGTGCTGAGTTGAGATTCCCTACCTGATGTTTATTCTTAGAGGCACATCATCTCATTCTTTCAACCAGTGGGCAGGTTTCACATGAGAATGTAAAGGACCACAGTCACTGTCCAAATATAGAAGTAATCAGAAGAGTGTCCTGTGAGATGCCTGATAGATTTTTCTTCCTTGCAACTAGCACTCAAGGGCCACAACATCAGAAGCCACTCATAGGCCTGTTGTCAAATTATCACATAGTATATCTAATactggggtgggcaaactattccacaaagggccgcagtgagtgtgtgttttcattccaacccaatGAGGACACCTTTTCCCCAATCTGGTgttctacaagtgcaatcagtggattgctgtcaggtgcttcttgttgtctgaaaaaaatctcattggtcaaagtgtctgtgctggattggttggaacaaaaacctgcacccacagcggccctggAGGACCGATTTGGCCACCCATGATCTGATGGGAGTGTGATTTCCCAGGAAAAAATGCATGACTGTTTATCTAAGAATCTAAACACTGGCTTTGTAGGAAGAAAATGTGACATATTgatgtttgcttttttaaaatatctgcttgtcataataaaataacattaagtGTCTTACCGTTATTTTTGTTCAGGCGTACTTGGTTCTTGGCAAGGTATTGACCAATGAGCATCCACCACATCCTCCTGCGTTATGATCGGAGAATGAGAACACCAATACTTTATTCCGTAAGCTAATCACATTTTCTTCCTTTAAAGATAACCAAAATTTGGCAATA
The nucleotide sequence above comes from Stigmatopora nigra isolate UIUO_SnigA chromosome 12, RoL_Snig_1.1, whole genome shotgun sequence. Encoded proteins:
- the hps6 gene encoding BLOC-2 complex member HPS6, translating into MSRYVLEQLSHLGGYDGEDELWETFKNDPRSKLANVRLSPDGRHVHVILHKPKVGLVTLDKYERPQSVHNQNKLELSSTRGGSIVDVLYLDSDRTEYHGHQRDFATVAVVFENGRAEFWKFQDGKGGWSLLQTADLCNSPRARVVSVSAIPNLIIWCEERPPSESSPLLGSARNKLRHCICRRDFELQEGAVILGGVKIALHNNPCFNVKASGRYVYLLPDGRVKPFSKFFLSWCPGLDSFRVSTACQAGPLKKNSAKESDFRKLIKDCLGILATLDPPEILNVSPSDCGGLLLLLSTGWVCLLQSDGMLRHLHKVADKCPLKNTTHTSLCLYQNTLVLIISQKLHIIDSKCGRVLGKITLNRDSVLFALKTDISPYLFSESGLFKVVRQEIDSKESKLPFFTTTDNIDPGAVLVEAVFEEACKYYQQRSLSSNQLTVDALKKEGRFQAPISLAAILNDYICSKTKQGSAELSINGESGDNVRREDKLKVSLAPDLKSLVALEELKGALVRGSAKEVEVLCESLVEKEVARLLSSSELHQEELLYLNSIFSVFPSQSWKAVTAALQLSCSGEGSLSSGASPDVWKSVLSPAPSFPASHTLTNGGSKHGYSPTADHNGNCTSKSKRSPPSVVLPVFELLSRSVLRFQPAWLPRFLELSQQQQGSAGLGLSLAAPSWSFSTGRASGGGGGGESNVPLYKRALSVLSAVGKDRDWQRGLEVEVLLVSGRPNAILQALRILIGQQKWEKVIQVAQKFCTQSPLLNKEIFTMLLCEVTQHRELDPYLDLLWDLCPEDLTVTTILNMVLKNLPSPITSPSPFSAGPAAAAPFADLQSGQMTVGLLKPLLRKVLQRETKPSRCYDDILQSPSFPPPAPPYLPTDPSKTGDTPENSTILPGSSY